One stretch of Acropora muricata isolate sample 2 chromosome 12, ASM3666990v1, whole genome shotgun sequence DNA includes these proteins:
- the LOC136893563 gene encoding uncharacterized protein, with protein MKAEDKKEKIDPSTILPQLSDMLNVLGNAIFLTSLKRRDELRPHINKSFQSVCSKATKITTLLFGDDLAKQIKDISEVNKISRKISCSSRDSCSSGSRTDGKTVTFSTRGKKGPFFRIPPRFVRRRSYTLLTSQFQQPINKQNKQGQGMNEVITCAENLANHIANWRGITTDPWILEAVSGYRLELASQPYQLFTASPIDFSDSESAVVQYEIQTLLDKGAIEHVEYTQGEFISTLFLVPKKSGDLRPVINLKPLIFFVQKIHFKMESIGSAISYVSPGDYMVSLDLKDAYFSVPVHPLDRKLLRFFWKGQRFEFTCLPFGYSLAPRVFTKILKPFAATWRSKGIRISIYIDDILIIASSAKQAATLLAIIRNSLESLGFLVNIKKSHVTPTTRITYLGFEIDSVAMKLFLPISKISRIIQSCKNLLQNSNPTIREIAHVAGLIVSALPASYLSHIGKGAQGQSCGNTNSFCLAHAGLVPSASTFSSATASTVATVGGSASSTTQPGVPPSEVQDEASRLGCVRKSLSDKGISSQATNLICASWPTGTEKQYQAVWKKWRGWCRERNIDSLQPHVSQVLNFLAVCFGEGLSYSTLNSYRSALSSTLCPRDGTTVGCDPLVSRLLKGIYNLRPPLPRYSSPWDVSVLTQYLGTLFPSNSLSLKQLTLKTVSLCALCSAGRSQTLGALSISILVQHKESIQFIVTERLKTSRPGKPSAYNKGVPVENILKLANWSNKSTFRRFYLRSAEPGMPDSAVNVVHLV; from the exons ATGAAGGCAGAGGATAAAAAGGAGAAAATTGATCCTTCTACTATCCTTCCCCAGCTTTCAGATATGTTGAATGTTTTGGGGAATGCTATTTTTCTGACCTCTTTAAAGAGGAGGGATGAGCTAAGGCCTCATATTAATAAAAGCTTTCAGTCAGTGTGTTCAAAAGCTACAAAGATAACAACACTCCTTTTCGGCGATGACCTTGCCAAACAAATTAAGGATATTAGTGaggtcaacaaaatttcaaggaaaatcTCCTGCTCTAGTCGTGATTCCTGTTCAAGTGGCTCTCGCACAGATGGGAAAACTGTTACTTTCAGTACGCGAGGAAAAAAGGGTCCTTTTTTTAGGATTCCGCCGAGGTTCGTCCGGAGGAGGTCGTATACCCTACTCACGTCCCAGTTCCAGCAGCCCATCAACAAGCAGAACAAACAAGGACAAGGCATGAATGAGGTGATAACCTGTGCTGAAAACTTAGCCAATCACATAGCAAATTGGCGTGGAATTACCACTGATCCTTGGATCTTGGAGGCTGTCTCGGGGTACAGATTAGAACTGGCCTCTCAACCCTACCAGCTTTTTACCGCAAGTCCTATAGATTTTTCTGATTCAGAATCTGCAGTAGTTCAGTATGAAATTCAGACTTTACTGGATAAGGGTGCTATTGAGCATGTCGAATACACCCAAGGAGAATTCATCTCTACTCTTTTCCTAGTTCCTAAGAAAAGTGGTGATCTTAGGCCTGTAATCAATCTTaagccattaatttttttcgtacaAAAGAtccatttcaaaatggaaagtATTGGTTCAGCCATCAGTTATGTTTCTCCAGGGGATTACATGGTCTCCTTAGACTTGAAGGATGCTTATTTCAGTGTCCCGGTTCATCCTCTAGATAGGAAACTATTACGCTTTTTTTGGAAAGGCCAAAGATTTGAGTTCACCTGCCTCCCTTTTGGGTACTCCCTAGCACCTAGGGTCTTTACTAAGATTCTGAAGCCTTTTGCTGCTACATGGCGCTCAAAAGGGATTAGAATTTCAATCTACATTGATGACATTTTGATCATTGCCAGTTCTGCGAAACAGGCAGCCACACTCCTTGCCATTATCAGAAACTCCTTAGAATCTTTAGGTTTTCTGGTTAACATTAAGAAGTCTCATGTAACCCCTACTACAAGAATTACATATTTGGGGTTTGAAATTGACTCTGTGGCAATGAAACTTTTTCTTCCCATTTCCAAGATATCCAGAATCATTCAGTCTTGTAAGAATTTGCTTCAAAACAGCAATCCAACCATCCGAGAGATTGCCCATGTTGCTGGACTCATTGTTTCAGCACTCCCAGCA TCTTATCTCTCGCATATTGGCAAAGGTGCGCAGGGACAAAGCTGTGGCAATACTAATAGCTTCTGTTTGGCCCACGCAGGGTTGGTACCCAGTGCTTCTACATTCTCTAGTGCAACTGCCAGTACTGTTGCCACAGTGGGAGGATCTGCTAGTTCAACCACACAACCAGGAGTTCCACCCTCTGAGGTTCAAGATGAGGCTAGCCGCTTGGGTTGTGTCCGGAAATCCCTCTCAGACAAGGGAATTTCTTCTCAAGCTACCAACCTTATCTGTGCAAGCTGGCCAACGGGTACAGAAAAACAATACCAAGCAGTTTGGAAAAAGTGGAGAGGCTGGTGCCGTGAAAGGAATATCGATTCCCTTCAGCCTCATGTTTCACAAGTGTTAAATTTTCTGGCAGTTTGCTTTGGAGAAGGCTTGAGCTACAGTACATTGAACTCTTATAGATCAGCCCTATCGTCGACACTGTGTCCACGTGATGGCACAACAGTTGGCTGTGATCCATTAGTGTCTAGACTATTAAAGGGGATATATAACCTGAGACCTCCACTACCACGCTATTCTTCACCTTGGGATGTGTCTGTCTTGACACAGTATCTAGGAACTTTATTTCCCTCAAATAGTCTTAGCCTAAAGCAGCTGACACTAAAAACAGTTTCACTATGTGCTTTATGCTCAGCTGGAAGGTCTCAGACTCTTGGTGCCCTTAGTATCAGTATCTTAGTACAGCATAAAGaatcaattcaatttattgTTACAGAACGTTTAAAGACATCGAGACCTGGCAAACCATCAGCTTACAACAAGGGTGTGCCCGTAGAGAATATCCTTAAACTGGCCAATTGGTCTAATAAAAGTACGTTTCGTAGGTTCTACTTGAGATCTGCTGAGCCAGGTATGCCAGACTCAGCTGTTAATGTTGTTCATCTCGTTTAA